From a single Kitasatospora azatica KCTC 9699 genomic region:
- a CDS encoding IS982 family transposase codes for MTNNLDTLATALYVKTDDLLKESPQFAPWRPAVGIAPQLGDAELVTLAMMQAMLGFTSEARWLRHAHARLRHLFPYLPQQPGYNKRLRKAAELIRYVTRTLARDTTLWTDDVWVVDSTPVECGRSRETVKRSDLAGWAQYGYCASHSRYFWGLRLHLVCTLHGLPVAFALTGAKADERETLLDLLAIEPQLTAERPGQTLIGDKNYFGREFEQQLAELDIRLLRPARKGEAERAGLQLFKPLRQVIESVNETFKGQLDLERHRGRTPGGVAVRVLQRILALTAAIWHNNRTGQPIMRALTPYDH; via the coding sequence GTGACGAACAATCTGGACACCCTCGCGACCGCACTCTATGTGAAGACCGACGACTTGCTGAAGGAATCGCCGCAGTTCGCTCCGTGGCGGCCAGCCGTGGGCATCGCGCCGCAGCTCGGCGACGCCGAGCTGGTGACGCTGGCGATGATGCAGGCGATGCTCGGCTTCACCTCCGAAGCCCGCTGGCTGCGGCACGCCCACGCCCGCCTGCGGCACCTGTTCCCCTACCTGCCCCAGCAACCCGGCTACAACAAGCGGCTGCGCAAGGCCGCCGAATTGATCCGCTACGTCACCCGAACGCTGGCCCGCGATACCACGCTGTGGACCGACGACGTGTGGGTCGTGGACTCCACTCCGGTCGAGTGCGGACGCTCCCGTGAGACCGTCAAGCGCTCCGACCTGGCCGGATGGGCCCAGTACGGGTACTGCGCCAGCCACTCGCGCTACTTCTGGGGGCTGCGGCTGCACCTGGTCTGCACCCTGCACGGCCTGCCGGTCGCCTTCGCACTGACTGGGGCCAAGGCTGACGAACGCGAGACGCTGCTCGACCTGCTCGCTATCGAGCCGCAGCTCACCGCCGAGCGCCCGGGCCAGACGCTGATCGGCGACAAGAACTACTTCGGCCGGGAGTTCGAGCAGCAGCTGGCCGAGCTTGACATCCGTCTGCTGCGGCCGGCCCGCAAGGGCGAGGCCGAGCGGGCCGGATTGCAACTGTTCAAGCCGCTGCGGCAGGTCATCGAGTCGGTCAACGAAACCTTCAAGGGCCAGCTCGACCTCGAACGGCACCGCGGTCGCACGCCCGGCGGCGTGGCCGTCCGCGTCCTGCAGCGCATCCTCGCGCTCACCGCCGCCATCTGGCACAACAACCGCACCGGCCAGCCGATCATGCGGGCGTTGACACCCTACGACCACTAA
- a CDS encoding aquaporin — translation MLTSARVPARRATGTTSGGTGRAGAAGTPAPSGGTTARAAATVEFALTGGVLFVLVTAVRWVMASPPGLALPDPHLQLAAVAVIVGAALAWALSSPWGRRSGGHLNPAATLALWVAGAFPGRRVLPYMTAQLTGSLAGTGLARLVWGPVVGDRMAYAAVRPAPSLSAAALFTAEAAATAAILAVALLAMSRPAWTRWIPAALPFATAVVIVILGTLTGGSANPARQFGPAVWAHQPVYWSHLWIYLVAPLAGAALPALVIRYRSHRPRRSPHSPRSDPARLRGRRSETDLCADGSTC, via the coding sequence ATGCTCACCTCCGCCCGTGTGCCCGCGCGGCGGGCCACCGGGACGACGTCCGGCGGCACCGGCAGAGCCGGGGCCGCCGGAACCCCCGCGCCTTCGGGCGGCACGACCGCCCGGGCCGCGGCCACCGTTGAGTTCGCCCTCACCGGCGGCGTGCTGTTCGTCCTGGTCACCGCCGTCCGATGGGTGATGGCCTCCCCGCCCGGCCTGGCCCTGCCCGACCCGCACCTCCAGCTCGCGGCCGTGGCCGTGATCGTCGGGGCGGCGCTCGCATGGGCGCTGTCCTCACCGTGGGGCCGTCGGTCCGGCGGCCACCTCAACCCGGCCGCCACCCTCGCCCTGTGGGTGGCCGGCGCCTTCCCCGGCCGCCGCGTCCTGCCGTACATGACCGCCCAGCTCACAGGTTCCCTGGCCGGCACCGGCCTGGCCCGCCTCGTCTGGGGCCCGGTTGTCGGCGATCGTATGGCCTACGCTGCGGTCCGGCCCGCTCCCTCCCTGTCGGCCGCCGCCTTGTTCACCGCCGAAGCCGCCGCCACCGCGGCGATCCTCGCTGTCGCCCTGCTGGCGATGTCCCGCCCCGCGTGGACACGCTGGATCCCGGCCGCCCTGCCCTTCGCCACGGCCGTGGTCATCGTCATCCTCGGCACCCTCACCGGCGGGTCCGCCAACCCCGCCCGCCAGTTCGGCCCCGCCGTCTGGGCCCACCAACCCGTCTACTGGTCACATCTGTGGATCTACCTGGTGGCACCGCTCGCAGGAGCGGCCCTCCCCGCCCTGGTCATCCGGTACCGATCCCATCGCCCCCGCCGCTCTCCCCACTCTCCGAGGAGTGACCCCGCACGGTTGCGCGGAAGGCGATCGGAGACTGACCTGTGCGCTGATGGAAGTACTTGCTGA
- a CDS encoding alpha/beta hydrolase, protein MTENTVPRPVLEPAAQAFAEATANPPYLFNLATAEGRKAVDEVQSGDIAKPAVDEEWITVDGGPTGSVRARVVKPVGSQSPLPVIIYIHGAGWVFGNAHTHDRLVRELAVGANAAVVFPEYDLSPEARYPVAIEQNYAVAQWVVRVGAAKGLDATRIAVAGDSVGGNMAAALTLMAKERGDVPLVQQVLFYPVTDASCNTPSYHQFAEGYFLRRDGMQWFWDQYTTDETERAQITASPLRATTEQLGDLPSALVITAEADVLRDEGEAYANKLREAGVSVTAVRYQGIIHDFVMLNALRETSAAEAAINQAVDVLRKALHAN, encoded by the coding sequence ATGACCGAGAACACCGTGCCCCGTCCTGTCCTCGAACCCGCCGCACAGGCCTTCGCCGAGGCCACCGCGAACCCGCCGTACCTGTTCAACCTCGCCACGGCCGAGGGCCGCAAGGCCGTCGACGAGGTGCAGTCCGGCGACATCGCCAAGCCCGCCGTCGACGAGGAATGGATCACCGTCGACGGCGGCCCCACCGGCTCCGTCCGGGCCCGCGTCGTCAAGCCGGTCGGGAGCCAGAGCCCTCTCCCGGTGATCATCTACATTCACGGTGCGGGCTGGGTGTTCGGCAATGCCCACACCCACGACCGCCTGGTCCGTGAGCTGGCCGTGGGCGCGAACGCCGCCGTGGTCTTCCCCGAGTACGACCTGTCGCCCGAGGCCCGCTATCCGGTCGCCATCGAGCAGAACTACGCGGTCGCGCAGTGGGTGGTCCGCGTCGGTGCGGCCAAGGGCCTGGACGCCACCCGAATCGCGGTCGCCGGGGACTCGGTCGGCGGCAACATGGCCGCCGCGCTCACCTTGATGGCCAAGGAGCGCGGCGATGTCCCGCTGGTCCAGCAGGTCCTGTTCTACCCGGTGACCGACGCGAGCTGCAACACGCCCTCCTACCACCAGTTCGCCGAGGGCTACTTCCTGCGCCGCGACGGCATGCAGTGGTTCTGGGACCAGTACACGACGGATGAGACCGAGAGGGCCCAGATCACCGCGTCGCCCCTTCGGGCCACGACCGAGCAGCTCGGGGATCTGCCGTCGGCGCTGGTCATCACCGCCGAGGCCGACGTCCTGCGCGACGAGGGCGAGGCGTATGCCAACAAGCTCCGCGAAGCCGGCGTGTCCGTCACCGCGGTCCGCTACCAGGGGATCATCCACGACTTCGTGATGCTCAATGCCCTGCGTGAAACTTCCGCCGCCGAGGCAGCCATCAACCAGGCCGTCGACGTCCTGCGCAAGGCCCTGCACGCCAACTGA
- a CDS encoding alpha/beta fold hydrolase, with translation MSKNRSAKRRRVSVAVAGVAGFALAAGVAVSASAATGGTTVSASVAQAKQLRAVKPTIVLVHGAWSDSSSWSGVVKRLQAAGYQVDAPANPLRGLKSDSAYLADYLKTIQGPIVLVGHSYGGEVITNAATGNPNVKALVYIAALAPDQGESAAVISAEFPGSHLSDDPKAPVPTALNAVPFTQGVGGTGIDLYLKADKYRDVFLSGRFNNATAAELAATQRPLTAQGLVEPSGTPAWKTIPSWYLVASDDHTIPPAAEKFMAARAHAHTVEVNAPHAVALTDPGAVTSLIEKAVVARG, from the coding sequence ATGTCCAAGAACCGCAGCGCCAAGCGCCGCCGGGTCAGCGTTGCCGTCGCCGGAGTGGCGGGCTTCGCCCTCGCCGCCGGAGTGGCCGTGAGCGCCTCCGCCGCCACGGGCGGCACCACCGTCAGTGCCTCCGTCGCTCAGGCGAAGCAGCTCCGCGCCGTCAAGCCGACGATCGTGCTGGTGCACGGCGCCTGGTCCGACTCGTCCAGCTGGAGCGGCGTCGTCAAGCGCCTCCAGGCGGCCGGCTACCAGGTCGACGCCCCGGCCAACCCGCTGCGCGGCCTGAAGAGCGACTCCGCCTACCTGGCCGACTACCTCAAGACGATCCAGGGCCCGATCGTCCTGGTCGGCCACTCCTACGGCGGCGAGGTCATTACCAACGCCGCCACGGGCAACCCGAACGTCAAGGCGCTCGTCTACATCGCCGCCCTGGCCCCGGACCAGGGCGAGAGCGCCGCGGTCATCAGCGCGGAGTTCCCCGGCAGCCACCTCAGCGACGACCCGAAGGCGCCGGTCCCCACCGCGCTGAACGCCGTCCCGTTCACGCAGGGCGTCGGCGGCACCGGTATCGACCTCTACCTCAAGGCGGACAAGTACCGCGACGTGTTCCTCAGCGGCCGATTCAACAACGCGACCGCCGCCGAGCTCGCGGCCACCCAGCGCCCCCTGACCGCGCAGGGGCTGGTCGAGCCCTCCGGCACCCCGGCCTGGAAGACGATCCCGTCTTGGTACCTCGTCGCGAGCGACGACCACACCATCCCGCCGGCCGCCGAGAAGTTCATGGCCGCGCGCGCCCACGCCCACACCGTCGAGGTCAACGCGCCGCACGCGGTCGCGCTGACCGACCCGGGCGCCGTGACGAGCCTCATCGAAAAGGCCGTCGTCGCCCGGGGCTGA
- a CDS encoding alpha/beta hydrolase has translation MPGVGRPLFQAGFANFTPARSAATAIRFDNSDRAPLLLVGGTADHIVPAAVVRETHRRYRRAKALTEYKEYAGRDHGTALHEGWETVADDVLDWARQVRRPAHTY, from the coding sequence GTGCCCGGCGTGGGCCGTCCCCTGTTCCAGGCCGGCTTCGCCAACTTCACCCCCGCGCGCAGCGCCGCCACCGCCATCCGGTTCGACAACTCCGACCGCGCACCGCTGCTGCTCGTGGGCGGCACGGCCGACCACATCGTGCCGGCCGCGGTGGTCCGCGAGACCCATCGCCGCTACCGACGGGCCAAGGCGCTCACTGAGTACAAGGAGTACGCCGGCCGGGACCACGGCACGGCCCTGCACGAGGGCTGGGAGACCGTCGCGGACGACGTCCTCGACTGGGCTCGGCAGGTGCGACGACCCGCCCACACCTACTGA
- a CDS encoding TetR/AcrR family transcriptional regulator, translating into MDAVTDRAAPKSQPRERLLETASKLFYAEGIQAVGVDRLIAEGRVPKATFYRHFRSKDDLVLAYLRGRDAAIRAQFTAGAAEVASPEQVLDLLVAGIAEETCGAGFRGCPFINAAAEYPDPEHPVRRAIDEHRAWFRDALTSLAAACGHPDPSAAAAMLVLLRDGAMVGGYLDGPAVSGALAQGAHAVLGQSSSAA; encoded by the coding sequence ATGGATGCTGTGACCGACCGTGCCGCCCCGAAGTCGCAGCCGCGTGAGCGGCTGCTGGAGACCGCGTCCAAGCTCTTCTACGCCGAGGGGATCCAGGCCGTCGGGGTGGACCGGCTGATCGCCGAGGGCAGGGTCCCCAAGGCGACGTTCTACCGGCACTTCCGCAGCAAGGACGATCTGGTGCTGGCGTACCTGCGCGGTCGCGACGCCGCCATCCGGGCCCAGTTCACCGCCGGCGCCGCCGAGGTCGCCTCTCCCGAGCAGGTGCTCGACCTGCTCGTCGCCGGGATCGCTGAGGAGACCTGCGGCGCCGGCTTCCGGGGCTGCCCGTTCATCAACGCCGCCGCGGAATACCCCGACCCCGAGCACCCCGTCCGCCGGGCCATCGACGAGCACCGGGCTTGGTTCCGCGACGCCCTCACCTCCCTGGCGGCCGCCTGCGGACACCCCGATCCGTCCGCCGCCGCAGCCATGCTGGTCCTGCTGCGTGACGGCGCCATGGTCGGCGGCTACCTCGACGGTCCGGCCGTCTCCGGCGCGCTGGCACAGGGCGCACACGCCGTCCTGGGCCAGTCGTCGTCTGCTGCCTGA
- a CDS encoding alpha/beta hydrolase, giving the protein MATYVLIPGAASGPWYWHLLEAELRGRGHDVVAVDLPCDDDSAGLAEYADTVVDAIGDRADLILVAHSFGGFTAPLVCDRVPVDLLVMLQAQIPAPGESPGQWWANTGYEQARREQDERDGRDPDDDTALFHHDTPPELAAEAQKHTRTQSATPFMKPWPLAAWPDVPTKFLLSRDDHFFPAEYMRRIVRERLGITPDELPGDHCPMLGHPTALADHLEAYRTGV; this is encoded by the coding sequence ATGGCTACGTACGTGTTGATTCCCGGTGCCGCGTCCGGCCCGTGGTACTGGCATCTGCTGGAGGCCGAGCTGCGTGGGCGGGGCCATGACGTGGTGGCGGTGGACCTGCCGTGCGACGACGACTCGGCTGGGCTGGCCGAGTACGCCGACACCGTGGTCGACGCCATCGGTGATCGCGCCGACCTGATCCTGGTGGCCCATTCCTTCGGCGGGTTCACCGCCCCGCTGGTGTGCGATCGCGTGCCGGTGGACCTGCTGGTGATGCTGCAGGCACAGATCCCGGCACCGGGCGAGAGTCCGGGCCAGTGGTGGGCCAACACTGGCTACGAGCAGGCCAGGCGCGAACAAGACGAACGCGACGGCAGGGACCCCGACGACGACACCGCTCTGTTCCACCACGACACCCCGCCAGAACTCGCCGCCGAGGCTCAGAAGCACACGCGCACGCAGTCGGCCACCCCGTTCATGAAGCCATGGCCACTGGCCGCGTGGCCGGATGTGCCCACGAAGTTCCTGCTGTCCCGGGACGACCACTTCTTCCCCGCCGAGTACATGCGCCGGATCGTGCGGGAGCGCCTGGGCATTACACCCGACGAACTGCCGGGCGACCACTGCCCTATGCTCGGCCACCCCACAGCGCTGGCCGACCACCTGGAGGCATACCGAACCGGGGTGTAA
- a CDS encoding MBL fold metallo-hydrolase, whose product MSTTLTYTVHTADDTGLHKSSVLITGEREALLVDGQFTLAEQHRVLADIIDSGKQLTTVVVTTSDPDYYFGLEVIRQAFPDVRIVATVTTVERIKASWEGKLKTWAHLGRNLPTEVIIPEVLDGDRVSIEGHDFELRGGHPDLVWRTEYLWQPEDRAVVGGVLLFAGLHVWTADTAKPRERSAWAETLDEMERLAPRFVVAGHRSADSATDASVIAYTRNYLAEFEKELAASGNDSEALKAALLERHPDLGLLVALDLGAKVATGEMTWG is encoded by the coding sequence ATGTCGACCACCCTGACGTACACCGTCCACACCGCCGACGACACCGGCCTGCACAAGTCGTCCGTCCTGATCACCGGCGAGCGCGAAGCCCTGCTCGTCGACGGCCAGTTCACACTGGCCGAGCAGCACCGGGTGCTGGCGGACATCATCGACAGCGGCAAGCAGCTGACCACCGTGGTGGTCACCACCTCCGACCCCGACTACTACTTCGGCCTGGAAGTGATCCGCCAGGCGTTCCCGGACGTCCGGATCGTCGCCACAGTCACCACCGTGGAGAGGATCAAGGCCAGCTGGGAAGGCAAGCTCAAGACCTGGGCGCACCTGGGCCGGAATCTGCCCACGGAGGTGATCATTCCGGAGGTGCTGGACGGGGACCGCGTCAGCATCGAGGGCCACGACTTCGAGCTCCGCGGCGGCCACCCGGACCTGGTCTGGCGCACGGAGTACCTGTGGCAGCCCGAGGACCGCGCGGTGGTGGGCGGGGTATTGCTCTTCGCCGGCCTCCACGTGTGGACCGCTGACACCGCCAAGCCGCGCGAGCGGTCCGCCTGGGCGGAGACGCTTGACGAGATGGAGCGGCTCGCCCCGCGCTTCGTTGTGGCCGGCCACCGCTCCGCCGACTCCGCCACCGACGCCTCCGTGATCGCGTACACGCGCAACTACCTCGCCGAGTTCGAGAAGGAGCTGGCCGCGAGCGGCAACGACTCCGAGGCGCTGAAGGCCGCGCTCTTGGAGCGCCACCCGGACCTGGGCCTCCTGGTGGCCCTGGACCTGGGCGCCAAGGTCGCCACCGGCGAGATGACGTGGGGCTGA
- a CDS encoding helix-turn-helix domain-containing protein gives MTVRKRHDSPREIADVAFAPPVGIPTGVEVMSLAELRERAAVRMARVGLRTPQRPTFHHLITISSGSLWHMVDFTSYALKPGSWLWVRPGQVQQWGDLHEAEGTLVLFERDVVDPGTVAAARVDDPHAPVLLVPDPEDGHALEMAVHHLAFEFQALRGIALEAHVAVLRHLLAVLVLRLSQGTAAVGSPAPEPGETFVHFRDAVERDFARTRRLEDYARALGYSPRTLSRATLAGAGVGAKEFIDRRVVLEAKRLLAHGDQSASRIAAQLGFTSATNFSKYFHQRTGQSPIAFRATVRGHSSESGESGGGDGIGTG, from the coding sequence GTGACGGTAAGAAAACGACATGACAGCCCGCGCGAGATCGCGGACGTCGCCTTTGCCCCGCCGGTCGGCATACCGACCGGCGTCGAGGTCATGTCCCTGGCGGAACTGCGTGAGCGGGCCGCCGTCCGCATGGCCAGGGTGGGGCTGCGGACACCGCAGCGGCCGACGTTCCACCACCTGATCACTATCTCCAGCGGCTCCTTGTGGCACATGGTGGATTTCACCAGCTACGCCCTCAAACCGGGCTCCTGGCTGTGGGTCCGGCCCGGTCAGGTGCAGCAGTGGGGTGATCTGCACGAGGCCGAGGGCACTCTGGTTCTCTTCGAGCGCGATGTCGTTGATCCGGGCACCGTGGCAGCCGCGCGTGTGGACGATCCGCACGCACCCGTGCTCCTGGTTCCCGACCCGGAGGACGGCCACGCCTTGGAGATGGCCGTGCATCATCTGGCATTCGAGTTCCAGGCGCTGCGCGGCATTGCGCTGGAAGCTCATGTGGCGGTGCTGCGCCACCTGCTGGCGGTTCTGGTGCTGCGCCTTTCGCAGGGCACGGCGGCGGTCGGCAGCCCGGCCCCGGAGCCGGGGGAGACCTTCGTCCACTTTCGTGACGCGGTCGAACGCGACTTCGCCCGGACGCGCCGCCTGGAGGACTACGCCCGGGCGCTGGGCTACTCGCCCCGTACCCTCTCCCGGGCCACACTCGCCGGCGCAGGGGTGGGAGCCAAGGAATTCATCGACCGACGGGTGGTCCTGGAAGCCAAACGCCTCCTCGCGCACGGCGACCAGTCGGCCTCCCGTATCGCGGCACAGCTCGGCTTCACCAGCGCCACCAACTTCAGCAAGTACTTCCATCAGCGCACAGGTCAGTCTCCGATCGCCTTCCGCGCAACCGTGCGGGGTCACTCCTCGGAGAGTGGGGAGAGCGGCGGGGGCGATGGGATCGGTACCGGATGA
- a CDS encoding alpha/beta hydrolase fold domain-containing protein produces MILLSGGPVSTTSSQMYEWLIGPGGVDPTKIVVAGDSAGGGMSAALLLRLRDAGRPERS; encoded by the coding sequence GTGATTCTCCTCAGCGGCGGACCGGTCTCGACGACGTCGTCGCAAATGTATGAGTGGCTGATCGGGCCGGGTGGCGTCGATCCGACGAAGATCGTCGTCGCAGGTGACTCCGCGGGTGGCGGCATGAGCGCCGCGCTGCTTCTCAGGCTCAGGGACGCCGGTCGGCCGGAGCGTTCCTGA
- a CDS encoding MEDS domain-containing protein encodes MLTSEGTMQMASESIALGLSGLRIFPGDHICVFYPTRADRDAVVLPYLRQGLDAGHMCVGTMDSADAEGLLDTLRSQVDVPSALDRHQLEMYTSAESILRGAPFSAQTVLDFWERNIDKAQQAGFGFTRMVGEMEWALRQMPGVEALVGYEAALNQVVQRSPMVGLCLYELDQFGGDVLVDVLKTHPKMLIGGTVLDNPYYLQPDELHTLRQ; translated from the coding sequence ATGCTGACCAGTGAAGGGACGATGCAGATGGCTTCCGAATCCATAGCCCTCGGCCTCTCCGGCCTTCGGATCTTCCCAGGCGACCACATATGCGTGTTCTACCCGACCCGGGCGGATCGCGACGCGGTCGTGCTCCCGTACCTGCGGCAGGGGCTCGACGCCGGCCACATGTGCGTCGGCACGATGGACAGCGCCGACGCCGAAGGACTTCTCGACACGTTGCGGAGCCAGGTCGACGTCCCCTCGGCACTCGACCGGCACCAACTGGAGATGTACACGTCGGCGGAGAGCATCCTGCGCGGCGCCCCGTTCTCCGCGCAGACCGTGCTGGACTTCTGGGAGCGCAACATCGACAAGGCCCAGCAGGCAGGCTTCGGCTTCACCCGCATGGTCGGAGAGATGGAGTGGGCCCTGCGCCAGATGCCCGGCGTCGAGGCGTTGGTGGGATACGAGGCCGCCTTGAACCAGGTGGTGCAGCGCAGCCCGATGGTGGGTCTATGCCTGTACGAACTTGACCAGTTCGGCGGCGATGTCCTCGTGGACGTACTTAAGACCCATCCCAAGATGCTCATCGGGGGCACGGTGTTGGACAACCCCTACTACCTCCAGCCCGACGAGTTGCACACCCTCAGGCAGTGA
- a CDS encoding DsbA family protein, which yields MMTSAGRIPLTYAFDAYCGWCYGFGPALHEFAAANADRIELRVLSGGLFTGTRALPVSAYPHIPGANERIAQLTGVTFGDGYGAALVDGTVVMDSADAATGLVALRSQPGANALDAAAAMQRAWYVDGRSLSDAEVYRDIAAELGLNADAVTAAYASTATRAEAAADFLKVRRLGVDGYPTLLLHTAHGTDRLGGPVSSADALTCALDQHLAVATGA from the coding sequence ATGATGACCTCCGCGGGGCGCATTCCACTGACCTACGCCTTCGACGCCTACTGCGGGTGGTGCTACGGCTTCGGCCCGGCCCTCCATGAGTTCGCCGCCGCCAACGCGGACCGGATCGAGCTGAGGGTGCTGTCCGGCGGCCTGTTCACCGGCACGCGCGCGTTGCCGGTGTCCGCTTACCCGCACATCCCCGGGGCCAACGAGCGCATCGCCCAGCTGACGGGTGTCACGTTCGGCGACGGCTACGGTGCCGCGCTGGTGGACGGCACGGTGGTCATGGACTCCGCCGACGCCGCCACAGGCCTGGTCGCCCTGCGCAGCCAGCCGGGCGCGAACGCCCTGGATGCCGCCGCCGCCATGCAGCGCGCCTGGTACGTCGACGGCCGTAGCCTCTCCGACGCCGAGGTCTACCGGGACATAGCCGCCGAACTGGGCCTGAACGCCGACGCGGTGACGGCCGCATACGCCTCGACCGCCACCCGTGCAGAGGCCGCGGCCGACTTCCTGAAGGTGCGCCGTCTGGGCGTTGACGGCTACCCGACACTGCTGCTGCACACCGCCCACGGCACCGACCGTCTGGGCGGTCCCGTCTCCTCGGCCGACGCGCTCACCTGTGCCCTGGACCAGCACCTGGCCGTCGCCACAGGCGCCTGA
- a CDS encoding ATP-binding protein, protein MLSCEWTAATDHPTVHIRHHVAEALHALGFAQDRIDDVVLAASELAANATEHAEGPYRLLLHNAGPTYLLECHDHSSTLPPVDPRPAPPTHDSPLSEPDADALLTQMGERGRGLAMLSHLSNGRLSAQTTPTGKKVLVTLIRDARKA, encoded by the coding sequence GTGCTCTCCTGCGAGTGGACGGCGGCGACGGATCACCCGACCGTCCACATCCGCCACCATGTCGCCGAAGCCCTGCACGCGCTCGGCTTCGCGCAGGACCGCATCGATGACGTCGTCCTGGCCGCCTCCGAGCTCGCGGCCAACGCCACCGAACACGCCGAAGGCCCCTACCGCCTCCTTCTCCACAACGCTGGGCCCACCTACCTCTTGGAGTGTCACGACCACAGCAGCACGCTCCCGCCCGTCGACCCCCGTCCGGCACCGCCGACTCACGACTCGCCCCTCAGCGAACCCGACGCCGACGCGCTACTGACGCAGATGGGAGAGCGTGGCCGCGGACTCGCCATGCTCAGCCATCTCTCCAACGGGCGCCTCAGCGCCCAAACGACGCCCACCGGCAAGAAGGTGCTCGTCACCCTCATACGCGACGCGAGGAAGGCGTGA